The following coding sequences lie in one Pseudomonas sp. SL4(2022) genomic window:
- a CDS encoding Nif3-like dinuclear metal center hexameric protein: MAIALATLVEEADRYLNAARISDYCPNGLQVEGRPQVRRIVSGVTASQALVDAAVEAEADVLLVHHGYFWKGENPCVTGMKRRRLQTLLANDISLLAYHLPLDVHPDVGNNVQLAAQLGITVEGPLEPENPRTVGLIGSLAEAMSPRDFARHVHQVLGREPLLVEGDEMIRRVGWCTGGGQGYIDQAIAAGVDLYLTGEASEQTFHSARENGISFIAAGHHATERYGVQALGDYLARRFAIEHLFIDCPNPI; the protein is encoded by the coding sequence ATGGCCATTGCCCTGGCGACCCTAGTGGAAGAAGCCGACCGCTACCTCAACGCGGCGCGAATCAGTGATTACTGCCCCAATGGCCTGCAGGTCGAGGGCCGGCCGCAGGTACGGCGCATCGTCAGTGGCGTGACCGCCAGCCAGGCGCTGGTCGATGCGGCCGTCGAGGCCGAAGCTGATGTGCTGTTGGTGCACCACGGCTATTTCTGGAAGGGCGAAAACCCCTGTGTCACCGGAATGAAGCGCCGCCGCCTACAGACCCTGCTGGCCAACGACATCAGCCTGCTGGCCTATCACCTGCCGCTGGATGTGCACCCCGACGTGGGCAACAACGTGCAGCTGGCCGCGCAGCTCGGTATTACCGTGGAAGGCCCGCTGGAGCCGGAAAATCCACGCACCGTCGGCCTGATCGGCTCCCTGGCTGAGGCCATGAGTCCGCGCGATTTCGCCCGCCATGTGCATCAGGTGCTGGGCCGTGAGCCGCTGCTGGTTGAGGGCGATGAAATGATTCGTCGAGTCGGTTGGTGCACGGGCGGTGGTCAGGGTTATATCGATCAGGCGATTGCCGCTGGGGTTGATCTGTACCTGACCGGTGAAGCCTCTGAACAGACTTTCCACAGCGCCCGGGAAAACGGCATCAGCTTTATCGCCGCCGGTCATCACGCCACCGAGCGTTATGGGGTGCAGGCGCTGGGTGATTATCTGGCGCGGCGCTTTGCCATTGAGCATCTTTTTATCGATTGCCCCAACCCAATCTGA
- the algW gene encoding Do family serine endopeptidase AlgW, with protein MFKALRFLGWPLLVGVLSALLIMQYFPQWVGLPGQDVHVRQAPFYSRMQEGPVSYADAVNLASPAVANLYTTKFVNKPAHPLFEDPQFRKFFGDNLPKQRRMESSLGSAVIMSPEGYLLTNNHVVAGADQIVVALKDGRETLARIIGSDPETDLAVLKIDLQDLPFIILGRSDNIRIGDVTLAIGNPFGVGQTVTMGIISATGRNQLGLNTYEDFIQTDAAINPGNSGGALVDAYGNLVGINTAIFSKSGGSQGIGFAIPVKLAMEVMQAIIEHGQVIRGWLGIEVQPLTPELAESFGLDGRPGIVVAGIYRNGPAQKAGLQPGDLILSIDGEAAGDGRRSMNQVARAKPGEKIRIDILRNGKPLQLTAEIGVRPPVNGS; from the coding sequence ATGTTCAAGGCCCTGCGTTTCCTCGGCTGGCCCCTGCTGGTCGGTGTGCTGTCGGCACTGCTGATCATGCAGTATTTCCCCCAGTGGGTCGGTTTGCCGGGGCAGGACGTGCACGTGCGCCAGGCACCGTTCTACAGCCGCATGCAGGAAGGCCCCGTGTCCTACGCCGACGCGGTAAACCTGGCCTCACCGGCCGTCGCTAACCTGTACACCACCAAGTTCGTCAACAAGCCGGCGCATCCACTGTTCGAGGACCCGCAGTTCCGCAAGTTCTTCGGTGACAACCTGCCCAAGCAACGGCGCATGGAGTCGAGCCTGGGCTCGGCAGTAATCATGAGCCCGGAAGGCTACCTGCTGACCAACAATCATGTGGTCGCGGGTGCTGATCAGATCGTCGTGGCCCTGAAAGATGGGCGTGAAACCCTGGCTCGCATCATTGGCAGCGACCCGGAGACTGATCTCGCGGTGCTGAAAATCGATCTGCAGGATCTGCCGTTTATCATCCTCGGGCGCTCCGACAATATCCGCATCGGCGATGTGACCCTGGCCATCGGCAACCCCTTCGGCGTCGGCCAGACCGTGACCATGGGCATCATCAGCGCCACCGGGCGCAACCAGCTGGGCCTCAACACCTACGAAGATTTCATCCAGACCGACGCGGCGATCAACCCTGGCAACTCCGGCGGCGCACTGGTGGATGCCTACGGCAACCTGGTAGGCATCAACACCGCGATTTTCTCCAAGTCCGGCGGATCACAAGGCATCGGCTTTGCCATCCCGGTAAAACTGGCGATGGAAGTGATGCAAGCAATCATCGAACACGGCCAGGTGATTCGCGGCTGGCTGGGGATCGAGGTGCAACCGTTGACGCCGGAACTGGCGGAATCCTTTGGGCTGGACGGACGGCCCGGTATCGTTGTGGCCGGCATCTACCGTAATGGCCCGGCGCAGAAAGCCGGCCTACAGCCCGGCGACCTGATCCTCAGCATCGACGGTGAAGCCGCTGGTGATGGCCGCCGCTCGATGAACCAGGTAGCCCGCGCCAAACCCGGCGAGAAGATCCGCATCGACATCCTGCGCAACGGCAAACCGCTGCAACTGACCGCAGAAATCGGCGTTAGGCCGCCCGTCAACGGCAGCTAA
- a CDS encoding TonB-dependent siderophore receptor, with protein sequence MSATTVTARQERADGPVQGYRATRSASATRTDTPIEQIAQSISVVPAQVLDDLGTPRIDRALDFAGGVSRQNNFGGLTFLNYSVRGFTTGELYKNGFAINRGSYSSPDASGIERIEVLKGPAASLYGRGDPGGMINIVSKKPQAEAFSQLKASAGSWDRYRSSLDVNTPLNDDATLLSRVNLAIEDNQSFRDHVGSERQIVSPSLSWQLDADTLLLVESEFSRTESVFDRGIPAVNNRMGAVKDSTFMGEPNDGTIRNDNQMLQVSLERHLNDSWKLRLANHYAQGRLQGNSSEPSRLVGDTLTRFYRQRSFEWNDSITQAELHGSFDLGSWQHQTLAGLEYENYRNSQKYPQSATTLGYGQNIHQPQYGQTKPAIVNPNDFFEHTESYALNLQDQISFSERLSGLIGARFERFEQAALNRSTRVSNEQNKDVATARAGLLYQLTPQIGVFANASTSFKPNSISSQGTVFKPEKGLGYETGLKLDLLDSRLGATLALFHIDKENVLTADPANPGNSIAAGKARSQGLDMQFSGQLSDAVRIIGAYAFIDAEVTEDNSLPVGSQLLGVARHSGSLMTVYQFQEGGLRGSDIGAAFHYVGDRSGQAGSDFELPAYSTVDLLARYQASEDLSVGLNLNNLFDREYYERAFNSAWVMPGDPRNLSLSLTLNL encoded by the coding sequence CTGTCCGCCACCACCGTCACCGCACGCCAGGAACGGGCGGATGGCCCTGTACAGGGTTATCGCGCCACCCGTTCGGCCAGTGCGACTCGCACTGATACGCCGATTGAGCAGATCGCGCAAAGCATCAGCGTGGTGCCGGCACAGGTGCTCGATGACCTGGGCACCCCGCGCATCGACCGCGCCCTGGATTTTGCTGGCGGAGTATCCAGGCAAAACAATTTCGGCGGCCTGACCTTCCTCAATTACAGCGTGCGCGGTTTCACCACTGGTGAGCTGTACAAGAACGGCTTCGCCATCAACCGCGGCAGCTACAGCTCGCCGGACGCCTCCGGTATCGAACGTATTGAGGTGCTCAAAGGCCCGGCCGCCAGCCTGTATGGCCGTGGCGACCCAGGCGGCATGATCAATATCGTCAGCAAGAAGCCGCAGGCCGAGGCTTTCAGCCAACTCAAGGCCAGCGCCGGGAGTTGGGACCGCTACCGCAGCAGCCTGGACGTCAACACCCCGCTGAATGACGACGCTACCCTGCTGTCACGGGTCAACCTGGCGATCGAGGACAACCAGAGCTTTCGCGACCATGTCGGCAGTGAACGGCAGATCGTCAGCCCGTCGCTGAGCTGGCAGCTGGATGCCGACACCCTGCTACTGGTCGAGAGCGAGTTCAGCCGTACCGAATCGGTGTTCGACCGTGGCATACCGGCGGTGAACAACCGCATGGGCGCGGTGAAAGATTCCACGTTTATGGGCGAGCCGAACGACGGCACCATCCGCAACGACAACCAGATGCTGCAGGTCAGCCTGGAGCGCCACCTCAATGACAGCTGGAAGCTGCGCCTGGCCAACCACTACGCCCAGGGTCGCCTGCAGGGCAACAGCTCCGAGCCGTCACGCCTGGTTGGCGACACCCTGACGCGCTTCTATCGCCAGCGCAGCTTCGAATGGAACGACAGCATCACCCAGGCCGAGCTGCACGGCAGCTTCGACCTCGGCAGCTGGCAGCACCAGACCCTCGCTGGCCTGGAGTACGAGAACTACCGCAACAGCCAGAAGTACCCGCAAAGCGCGACCACCCTGGGCTACGGCCAGAACATCCACCAACCGCAGTACGGCCAGACCAAGCCCGCCATCGTCAATCCCAACGATTTCTTCGAACACACCGAGAGCTATGCCCTCAACCTGCAGGATCAGATCAGCTTCAGCGAACGCCTGAGTGGCCTGATCGGCGCACGCTTCGAGCGCTTCGAGCAGGCCGCACTGAACCGCAGCACGCGGGTCAGCAATGAGCAGAACAAGGATGTCGCCACCGCGCGCGCAGGGCTGCTCTATCAACTGACGCCGCAGATCGGGGTGTTCGCCAACGCCTCCACCTCGTTCAAGCCCAACAGCATCAGCAGCCAGGGCACGGTGTTCAAGCCGGAGAAGGGCCTGGGCTATGAAACTGGGCTGAAGCTCGACCTGCTCGACAGCCGCCTGGGCGCGACACTCGCGTTGTTTCATATCGACAAGGAAAACGTGCTGACCGCCGACCCGGCCAATCCCGGCAACAGCATCGCCGCTGGCAAGGCGCGCAGCCAGGGTCTGGACATGCAGTTCAGCGGCCAGCTCAGCGATGCCGTGCGCATCATCGGCGCCTACGCCTTTATCGATGCTGAAGTGACCGAAGACAACAGCCTGCCGGTCGGCAGCCAGCTGCTCGGCGTCGCCCGCCACAGTGGCAGCCTGATGACGGTCTATCAGTTTCAGGAAGGTGGCCTACGCGGCTCGGACATCGGTGCCGCCTTCCACTATGTAGGGGATCGCTCGGGGCAAGCCGGCAGCGACTTCGAATTACCGGCCTACAGCACCGTCGACCTGCTCGCGCGCTATCAGGCCAGCGAGGACCTAAGCGTCGGCCTGAACCTCAACAACCTGTTCGACCGCGAGTACTACGAACGCGCGTTCAACAGCGCCTGGGTCATGCCCGGTGACCCACGCAACCTCAGCCTCAGCCTGACCCTCAATCTCTAA